A genomic window from Populus nigra chromosome 7, ddPopNigr1.1, whole genome shotgun sequence includes:
- the LOC133698442 gene encoding uncharacterized protein LOC133698442, producing MAYVDDDGSSGSGDDVNMLDGHNKRQSVTPGGSGRGKRSRKATGDAIVDAMLEIAAASKMRAAAIMKNEDRFSISKCIKVLDEMQGVDQRIYFLALDLFENPNAREIFISLKSEKRLPWLQGKCNATPS from the coding sequence ATGGCTTATGTGGATGATGATGGTTCGTCGGGCTCTGGAGATGATGTCAACATGCTGGATGGACACAACAAACGTCAATCTGTGACGCCAGGAGGTTCTGGTCGTGGGAAGAGGAGTCGTAAGGCCACTGGTGATGCCATTGTGGATGCTATGCTGGAAATTGCTGCTGCTTCTAAAATGAGGGCAGCTGCTATTATGAAGAATGAGGATCGGTTTTCTATAAGTAAATGCATCAAAGTATTGGATGAGATGCAAGGTGTTGATCAACGGATTTACTTTCTTGCCTTGGATTTATTTGAGAACCCCAATGCCAGGGAGATATTTATCTCACTAAAGAGTGAGAAAAGGTTGCCATGGTTGCAGGGAAAATGTAATGCTACCCCTAGCTGA